One window of the Eucalyptus grandis isolate ANBG69807.140 chromosome 8, ASM1654582v1, whole genome shotgun sequence genome contains the following:
- the LOC104431257 gene encoding G-type lectin S-receptor-like serine/threonine-protein kinase At4g27290 — protein sequence LPDASGTLRVTTRGSLVLLDGNGSDIWSLNLPIPARSPVAQLLDSGNLVVRDAEGSDPNHFLWQSFDYPTDTFLAGMKIGWNRKSGFNRYITSWKSNDDPSPGNFTFQLDPNGYPQLLLKQGSDIKFRTGSWNGLRWSGTPNLKPNPTYRYEFVLNEEEMYYHYELLDSSVIFRMIMTTNGIVQRSTWIDRTQVWKLYLTEPIDQCDNYATCGAYGSCRVDNSPVCRCLKGFVPRFSQEWDILDWSNGCVRRNPLDCEKDIFVKYSGLKLPDTRSSWFNKSMNLQECKVVCTKNCSCMAYSNLDIRDGGSGCLLWFGELIDIRDYSDYGQDIYIRMAASESALLPSHQKKHKLVMGLGVSFGSVFLILVFTICVLQCKKKKMKLPEAKRDSFESGDNCENHKEDLELPLFGLSTVAIATNYFSTGNKIGEGGFGPVYKGVLRSGQEIAVKMLSRNSTQGLHEFKNEVLYVSKLQHRNLVKLLGCCIEEENLLIYEFMPNGSLDLFLFDPTQRKRLDWSTRFNIINGIARGLLYLHQDSRLRIIHRDVKASNVLLDNEMNPKISDFGLAKSFTGNETRANTNRVVGTYGYMSPEYALDGVFSTKSDVFSYGVLVLEIISGKRNRGFRHPDHHHNLLGHAWRLFTEGRSTQLLDKLVENSCSTSEALRSIHIGLLCVQRCPDDRPSMSTVVMMLGSDIELPLPKEPGFFNERNLLQENTSQSQPNEMTMTVLSAR from the exons ctTCCGGACGCATCAGGCACTTTGAGGGTTACTACCCGCGGAAGTCTCGTCCTTCTCGACGGAAATGGAAGTGATATCTGGTCGTTGAACTTGCCAATACCGGCACGTAGTCCAGTTGCGCAGCTCTTGGATTCAGGAAATCTGGTTGTGAGAGATGCAGAAGGCAGTGATCCCAATCATTTCCTGTGGCAGAGTTTTGACTATCCTACAGATACATTTCTAGCCGGTATGAAGATAGGATGGAATAGAAAATCAGGCTTCAATCGTTATATAACATCATGGAAGAGCAATGATGATCCTTCTCCGGGTAACTTCACGTTTCAACTTGATCCGAATGGCTACCCACAACTCCTATTGAAGCAGGGTTCTGACATCAAGTTCAGGACAGGATCATGGAATGGTCTTCGATGGAGTGGCACACCTAATTTAAAGCCAAACCCTACCTACAGGTATGAATTTGTGTTAAATGAGGAAGAGATGTACTACCACTACGAGCTCCTCGACAGTTCGGTCATTTTCAGGATGATAATGACGACCAATGGCATTGTACAGCGATCCACTTGGATTGACCGAACGCAGGTTTGGAAGCTTTACCTTACCGAGCCAATAGACCAATGTGACAACTATGCAACATGTGGTGCCTATGGTAGTTGTAGGGTCGATAATTCCCCAGTGTGTAGGTGCTTGAAAGGCTTTGTGCCCCGATTTTCTCAAGAATGGGATATTTTGGATTGGTCAAATGGGTGTGTGAGGAGAAATCCTTTGGATTGTGAAAAGGACATATTTGTGAAGTATTCTGGGTTAAAATTGCCGGATACTCGGTCTTCCTGGTTTAACAAGAGCATGAATCTTCAAGAATGCAAAGTAGTTTGCACGAAAAATTGTTCCTGTATGGCTTATTCGAACTTAGACATCCGAGATGGAGGAAGTGGCTGCTTGCTGTGGTTTGGCGAGCTGATTGACATAAGAGACTACAGCGACTACGGGCAGGACATCTACATCCGGATGGCTGCGTCAGAATCAG CTTTACTACCGTCACACCAAAAGAAGCATAAGCTGGTCATGGGCTTGGGAGTCTCTTTCGGGTCTGTTTTCCTCATTCTGGTTTTCACCATCTGTGTTCtacaatgcaagaagaagaaaatgaaacttCCCGAAG CTAAAAGGGACAGTTTTGAATCAGGAGACAACTGTGAAAACCACAAGGAAGATCTTGAGTTGCCACTATTTGGCTTGTCTACAGTAGCTATTGCTACCAATTACTTTTCGACCGGCAATAAGATTGGAGAAGGCGGTTTTGGACCTGTCTATAAG GGTGTGTTGAGGAGTGGTCAAGAAATTGCGGTGAAGATGCTGTCAAGAAACTCAACACAAGGGCTGCATGAGTTTAAAAATGAAGTTCTATATGTTTCCAAGCTGCAGCACCGGAACCTAGTGAAGCTTCTAGGATGTTGcattgaggaagaaaatcttttgatctATGAATTCATGCCCAACGGGAGCTTGGACTTATTTCTCTTTG ATCCAACGCAGAGGAAGCGACTGGACTGGTCAACTCGTTTCAACATCATCAATGGAATTGCTAGGGGGCTTCTTTACCTTCATCAAGATTCCAGACTCAGGATCATTCACAGAGATGTGAAAGCTAGCAATGTATTGTTAGATAATGAGATGAACCCTAAGATCTCTGATTTTGGCTTGGCTAAAAGCTTCACAGGGAATGAGACACGGGCAAACACTAACAGAGTGGTTGGAACATA TGGTTACATGTCTCCAGAGTATGCTCTTGatggagttttctcaacaaaatcTGATGTCTTTAGCTATGGTGTATTGGTGCTCGAGATCATAAGCGGGAAGAGAAACAGAGGGTTTCGTCATCCAGACCACCATCATAATCTTCTAGGACAC GCTTGGAGACTATTCACAGAAGGCAGGTCCACGCAGTTGCTTGACAAGTTGGTTGAGAACTCATGCAGTACTTCTGAAGCATTGCGCTCTATTCATATTGGCCTATTGTGCGTGCAGCGATGCCCTGATGATAGGCCAAGTATGTCCACTGTGGTTATGATGCTGGGAAGCGACATCGAATTGCCTCTTCCAAAAGAGCCAGGCTTTTTCAATGAAAGGAATCTACTCCAAGAAAACACTTCACAAAGTCAACCAAACGAAATGACCATGACAGTGTTATCTGCTCGATAA
- the LOC104447384 gene encoding xanthine dehydrogenase 1-like, which translates to MRVFLEKKDDDLVVADASIVYGGVAPLSIAARQTKEYLIGKTWNQELLQGAQEVSRSDIIIKEDGPGGMVEFRKSLTLSFFFKFFYWVSQEMDEMRSIREEIPLSHISAIKPFERPSAVGSQDCEIVKQGTFVGSPEIHLSSRLQVTVEAEYADDTPLPPDGLNAVLLG; encoded by the exons ATGCGTgtttttcttgagaaaaaagATGATGATCTGGTTGTTGCAGATGCATCAATCGTTTATGGTGGAGTGGCTCCTTTATCTATTGCTGCAAGGCAAACCAAAGAGTACTTGATTGGAAAGACTTGGAATCAGGAGCTTTTGCAAGGAGCTCAGGAAGTTTCGAGGAGTGACATAATCATCAAGGAAGATGGTCCAGGTGGGATGGTTGAGTTTCGAAAGTCTCTGACacttagtttcttttttaagtttttctaCTGGGTTTCTCAGGAGATGGATGAGATGAGATCCATCAGGGAAGAGATACCATTGTCACATATATCTGCCATAAAACCATTTGAAAGACCATCTGCTGTTGGAAGTCAGGATTGCGAAATTGTGAAGCAGGGGACTTTCGTGGGATCCCCTGAGATCCACCTTTCCTCAAGGCTACAG GTCACAGTTGAGGCGGAATATGCTGATGACACACCCTTGCCACCTGACGGTCTGAATGCCGT GTTATTGGGGTAG